A stretch of the Vigna radiata var. radiata cultivar VC1973A chromosome 9, Vradiata_ver6, whole genome shotgun sequence genome encodes the following:
- the LOC106773803 gene encoding mitochondrial import inner membrane translocase subunit TIM23-2, giving the protein MSDPKTRTRAYDPYKDLDAPIRNLYHLPTSPEFLFVEEARRKRRSWGENLTFYTGCGYLAGALGGAGSGLVEGVRAFESGDTTKLRINRVLNAAGHSGRVWGNRVGILGLLYAGIESGIEAARDADDVWNSVAAGLGTGALYRAARGVRSAAVAGAVGGAVVGVAVAGKQALKRYVPI; this is encoded by the coding sequence ATGTCAGACCCGAAGACCCGGACCCGAGCTTACGATCCCTACAAGGATCTCGATGCTCCAATTCGAAACCTCTACCACCTCCCAACCTCGCCGGAGTTCCTCTTCGTTGAAGAGGCCCGCCGCAAGCGCCGCTCATGGGGCGAGAACCTCACCTTCTACACCGGATGCGGCTACCTGGCCGGAGCCCTTGGTGGTGCCGGCTCAGGACTCGTAGAGGGCGTCAGGGCCTTCGAATCCGGCGACACAACGAAGCTCCGAATCAACCGCGTCCTGAACGCGGCGGGACACTCGGGTCGGGTCTGGGGAAACCGGGTCGGGATACTAGGGTTACTCTACGCCGGAATCGAGAGCGGAATCGAGGCGGCGAGAGACGCCGACGACGTATGGAACAGCGTCGCAGCGGGGCTCGGCACCGGCGCACTGTACCGGGCAGCGAGAGGGGTGAGATCAGCGGCGGTAGCCGGAGCGGTGGGGGGCGCTGTCGTGGGAGTGGCCGTGGCGGGGAAGCAAGCGTTGAAACGATATGTGCCTATATGA